One window of the Halobacteriovorax sp. JY17 genome contains the following:
- a CDS encoding AAA family ATPase yields MSAIREKSIEALTEAKKVIYGQEKMLDAILAALVCEGHLLIEGMPGLGKTMSVSTMSKLCDLSYKRIQFTPDLLPSDLVGTMIYSQQREEFSTKFGPIFTQLLLADEINRSPAKVQAALLEAMAEKQVTIGDNTHKLSSPFVVLATQNPIDQEGTYQLPEAQLDRFMMKIDVDYPDFEAEKNILGQKGNFLDEIKSVLTTDDILSMKEEVEAIYIDEKIKDLIVKIVHATRPGNKHFDKSFEGAILAGGSPRACIWLYKISKFIAYMDNKDFVTPGHIMEIVSGVLGHRLILTYEASIDNLKGSDIAKRIAEKLI; encoded by the coding sequence ATGAGCGCGATTAGAGAAAAGTCAATTGAAGCATTGACCGAAGCGAAGAAAGTAATTTATGGTCAGGAAAAAATGCTGGATGCCATTTTGGCAGCACTTGTTTGCGAAGGCCATTTACTTATAGAAGGAATGCCTGGTTTAGGGAAAACCATGAGTGTTTCAACAATGAGTAAACTCTGTGATCTGTCTTATAAGAGAATTCAATTTACGCCCGACCTTCTACCTTCTGATCTAGTGGGAACAATGATTTACTCTCAGCAAAGAGAGGAGTTCTCAACAAAGTTTGGTCCAATATTTACTCAATTACTTTTGGCTGATGAGATCAATAGATCTCCAGCAAAAGTTCAGGCAGCATTACTCGAGGCAATGGCCGAAAAGCAAGTCACAATTGGAGATAATACGCATAAGCTCTCTAGTCCTTTTGTCGTCCTTGCAACACAGAACCCTATAGATCAAGAGGGGACATATCAACTTCCTGAAGCTCAGTTAGATCGCTTTATGATGAAGATTGATGTGGATTATCCAGATTTTGAAGCAGAGAAAAATATTCTTGGTCAGAAAGGAAACTTCCTAGATGAGATTAAATCTGTTCTGACAACAGATGATATACTTTCAATGAAAGAAGAGGTTGAGGCAATATATATTGACGAAAAAATTAAAGATTTAATTGTTAAAATTGTTCATGCAACAAGACCTGGTAATAAACACTTTGATAAATCATTTGAAGGCGCGATTCTCGCTGGTGGATCACCACGTGCTTGTATTTGGCTATATAAAATTAGTAAGTTTATAGCGTACATGGATAATAAGGACTTTGTAACTCCAGGGCATATCATGGAAATTGTTTCAGGAGTTCTTGGTCACAGGTTAATACTTACTTATGAGGCCTCTATTGATAATCTGAAGGGCTCAGATATCGCAAAGAGAATCGCAGAAAAGCTAATATAA
- a CDS encoding DUF58 domain-containing protein, which yields MNLKSVREIVGGIKGALFKNSNGFSIGMLKSHFKGSGLQFKEHMVYSHGDDVRFIDWNLTAKTQNTFVKTFEEERNVEIVVVLDLSASMFLGYKGVSKLQASIEICCLLFLLSSETSDYVQVIILGEVITSLPKASGEKGIAILVSKLEEIGVLNSSGKVNINYPYENEGIESVDKEKSLKYLRRNKEVVILSDFVSFLSAEELKKLAFRKHVHCFRVIGPLDEAARKSYNLYTKSRDGSGALAEIHKKKIEELEDILGKRIKKLNVKDRYLEEFIKEMM from the coding sequence ATGAATTTAAAAAGTGTAAGAGAAATTGTTGGAGGAATTAAAGGGGCTCTCTTTAAGAACTCAAATGGGTTTTCCATAGGAATGTTGAAATCACATTTCAAGGGTAGTGGATTGCAGTTTAAAGAGCATATGGTTTATTCCCATGGAGACGATGTTCGTTTTATTGACTGGAACCTCACGGCAAAAACACAGAATACATTTGTAAAAACATTTGAAGAAGAAAGAAATGTTGAAATAGTAGTTGTTTTAGATTTATCGGCTTCAATGTTCTTAGGTTATAAAGGAGTATCAAAACTCCAAGCTTCAATAGAAATATGCTGTCTTCTTTTCTTACTTTCAAGTGAAACAAGCGACTACGTTCAAGTTATTATTCTTGGTGAGGTTATAACATCACTTCCAAAGGCCTCGGGTGAAAAAGGAATTGCCATTTTAGTTTCTAAGTTAGAAGAAATAGGCGTACTAAACTCTAGTGGAAAGGTGAACATAAACTATCCTTATGAAAATGAGGGGATTGAATCAGTAGATAAAGAAAAGTCTTTGAAGTATTTGAGAAGAAATAAAGAAGTTGTGATCCTCTCTGATTTTGTAAGCTTCTTAAGTGCTGAAGAGTTAAAGAAATTAGCCTTTAGGAAGCATGTGCATTGTTTTCGCGTGATAGGACCTTTAGATGAAGCCGCTAGGAAATCATACAATCTTTATACAAAAAGTCGCGATGGTTCAGGTGCTTTGGCTGAGATTCATAAAAAGAAAATAGAAGAACTTGAAGATATCCTAGGGAAGAGAATAAAGAAGTTGAATGTAAAGGATCGATACCTTGAAGAGTTTATAAAGGAGATGATGTGA
- a CDS encoding VWA domain-containing protein, with the protein MQELEFSTFYNSLWGIVGLVVWTFSFYHFFKKPELLLPSGMMKKTGGVKRSLVWIVGSLGWLLVAYSLTQPRVPQGFAKNKIEVNDIFFVVDVSRSMLADDFKPNRLEVAKDKIADFVGLRPTDRIGLIIFSERAFTLLPLSTDLKLIKQMVGEIDVGGMLGSGTNIGDALGLAVARGAQSLAKSKVIILLTDGVSNVGFLTPIQAAEEAMKQGIKVYTIGIGGRGDARIPYGKNIFGRQRYQPIPGGSIDFKTLQAIADKTKGKSFEAQDEKALAEVLSEIEKLEKSEINASARVIYKELYLMFLIPGVVLILLASFLRKYYLREGGV; encoded by the coding sequence TTGCAAGAACTTGAGTTTTCAACATTTTATAATTCTCTGTGGGGAATCGTTGGTCTAGTTGTATGGACTTTCTCATTTTATCACTTTTTTAAAAAGCCAGAATTACTCCTACCGTCTGGAATGATGAAGAAAACGGGGGGAGTTAAAAGATCTTTGGTGTGGATTGTTGGCAGCCTTGGTTGGCTTCTTGTTGCCTACTCTTTAACTCAGCCAAGAGTTCCTCAGGGCTTTGCCAAGAATAAAATTGAAGTTAATGATATTTTCTTTGTCGTTGATGTTTCGAGATCAATGCTTGCAGATGACTTTAAGCCAAATAGACTTGAGGTTGCAAAAGATAAAATTGCTGACTTTGTTGGACTAAGACCTACTGATAGAATTGGTTTGATAATTTTTTCGGAAAGAGCCTTTACACTACTGCCACTTAGTACAGATTTAAAACTAATCAAGCAAATGGTTGGAGAAATAGATGTTGGAGGAATGCTTGGAAGTGGGACAAATATTGGTGATGCTTTAGGTTTAGCTGTGGCCCGTGGGGCTCAGTCGTTAGCAAAGAGTAAAGTTATTATACTTCTTACTGATGGAGTTAGTAATGTAGGCTTTTTAACACCCATTCAAGCAGCCGAAGAAGCAATGAAGCAAGGAATAAAGGTTTATACCATAGGAATCGGAGGTCGTGGAGATGCAAGAATTCCATATGGAAAGAATATATTTGGTCGACAGAGGTATCAACCCATTCCCGGGGGATCAATAGACTTCAAGACATTGCAGGCTATTGCTGACAAAACGAAAGGAAAAAGTTTTGAAGCTCAAGATGAAAAAGCATTGGCAGAAGTTTTAAGTGAAATTGAAAAATTAGAAAAATCTGAAATAAATGCTAGCGCAAGGGTAATCTATAAGGAACTTTATTTAATGTTCTTAATTCCCGGTGTTGTTTTAATTTTATTGGCTTCATTTCTTAGAAAGTATTACTTGAGAGAGGGAGGAGTATGA
- a CDS encoding VWA domain-containing protein — MSFEYHKYLAIAVPLLVVHFYFFRRNDKEFFQWVEDHWFLKRSISSKVSRLFFFVAMALLALSTLDLRGPEEKIETSIPDQKTIILLDKSASMLVEDVRPNRFKKAVMMARHFVKKAAGHQVSIIVFSDTHKRVVPFTDDIDLLDSILGGLLDLDINVGGSELSVAMKEATSYFTLENEYKGGNLLVFTDGEEHDSLENFKLQDDINLAIVGIGTLNGGPIPLRRKGGSFQGYKKYEGKEINSKLNEVNIKKFVNRTKNSKYWISLSYSLPTDEILDFFRQKFQSKLSKGQSRIRPVLVKYLVIPAVFIYLLSYLISLRRSYAVLSLLLVVTLATGRPVAAEEKEISPNDIKAQALLEKMRQGDLDETGKLKIAEELLKLNKSKESSTIYQETIKNIDEYPNNTLLNMGTSLLKSGKIGEALDLFDKIRERREFSEEERKIIETNTLRAIQKSKQDKKEQEDKKKEEEKEKKKNEDKKKQDKGEKDQSGDKKEDKKGKGSQNQNEKDQKPSENKNDKDEDKEDNKKKNEESDNKDDKKNKQKKTIKEKESDIKKKRKMVKIPATLKQIMNDDRGLQKKYLKTTIGKDKRSERRDW, encoded by the coding sequence ATGAGCTTTGAATACCATAAATATCTTGCTATTGCAGTCCCTCTCTTAGTTGTTCACTTCTATTTTTTTAGAAGAAACGATAAGGAGTTCTTTCAATGGGTAGAAGACCATTGGTTTCTTAAGAGAAGTATTTCAAGTAAAGTTAGCAGACTTTTTTTCTTCGTTGCAATGGCACTCCTTGCCCTGTCGACTCTTGATCTTAGGGGACCTGAGGAAAAAATAGAAACTTCAATACCAGATCAAAAGACAATTATTCTTCTAGATAAATCAGCGAGTATGCTGGTTGAAGATGTAAGACCCAATCGTTTTAAAAAGGCCGTAATGATGGCAAGGCACTTTGTGAAAAAGGCCGCTGGCCATCAAGTCTCTATAATTGTCTTTTCAGATACTCATAAGAGAGTCGTTCCATTTACAGATGACATTGACTTATTAGACTCCATTCTTGGAGGACTATTGGATCTTGATATTAACGTTGGTGGATCTGAATTGTCTGTGGCAATGAAAGAGGCGACAAGTTATTTTACCCTAGAGAATGAATATAAAGGTGGAAATCTTCTTGTCTTTACTGACGGAGAAGAACATGACTCTTTAGAAAACTTTAAGCTACAAGATGACATAAACTTGGCAATTGTTGGAATTGGAACACTTAATGGCGGCCCGATACCCCTTCGAAGAAAAGGTGGAAGCTTTCAAGGTTATAAGAAGTATGAAGGCAAAGAGATAAACTCTAAATTGAATGAAGTTAATATTAAAAAATTTGTAAATAGAACAAAGAATTCAAAATATTGGATATCTCTTTCCTATAGTCTGCCTACAGATGAGATCTTAGACTTTTTTAGACAGAAATTTCAATCAAAACTTAGTAAAGGGCAATCTCGCATTAGGCCGGTTTTAGTGAAATACCTAGTTATACCTGCTGTTTTTATTTATCTTCTTTCATACCTTATCTCTCTACGTAGATCTTACGCCGTATTATCACTTCTGCTTGTAGTCACTCTTGCTACGGGAAGACCTGTAGCCGCAGAAGAAAAAGAAATCTCGCCAAATGATATAAAGGCACAAGCACTTCTCGAGAAGATGAGGCAAGGAGATCTGGACGAGACAGGTAAGCTTAAAATTGCTGAGGAATTGCTAAAGCTTAATAAATCAAAAGAATCGAGTACGATTTATCAAGAAACGATTAAGAATATTGACGAGTATCCAAATAATACTTTGTTGAACATGGGAACAAGCTTGTTGAAATCTGGGAAAATTGGTGAAGCACTAGATCTTTTTGATAAAATAAGAGAGAGGCGCGAGTTTAGTGAGGAAGAAAGAAAAATCATTGAAACGAATACGCTAAGAGCGATTCAAAAAAGTAAGCAAGATAAGAAAGAACAAGAAGATAAGAAAAAAGAGGAAGAAAAAGAGAAAAAGAAGAACGAAGATAAGAAAAAACAAGATAAAGGTGAGAAGGATCAGTCTGGAGATAAGAAGGAAGACAAGAAAGGGAAGGGATCTCAAAATCAAAATGAAAAAGACCAGAAACCTTCTGAAAATAAAAATGATAAAGATGAAGATAAGGAAGATAATAAGAAAAAGAATGAAGAGAGTGACAATAAAGATGATAAAAAAAATAAACAAAAGAAGACAATAAAAGAAAAAGAGAGTGATATTAAGAAGAAGAGAAAAATGGTGAAGATTCCTGCAACTCTGAAACAGATTATGAATGATGACAGGGGATTACAAAAGAAATATTTAAAGACAACTATTGGTAAAGATAAAAGAAGTGAAAGAAGAGATTGGTAA